AGGCTTTCTGTTTATCTGTTCGGGCTGCTGCAGGAACATGGCAGCGCACGATTCTTCCTTAAAATGCACGCAAACAGAATATCATGTTGCATTTAAAAGGAATAATACACCTTTACAAATAGACGTATGGGTAGCCTCCTAAATGTTATACACTGGCCATTTAAGTGCAATAAACGATGACTTTAAAGCCTCACCCAGGTATATGCTGATCTGTCGTGCAAAATAATTTGTCTCTCATTTACTTGTTTTAGAAAATTTGCCtgttccccttttttttcctcccctcttctcctgAGTCACTGTATTCCTTCTGCTCATATGAAAACAGAACCACACCCGACAACAGGTCAAACAGGTTTGACTGAGCCACTGTGGTGTTAGGTGCCACACAACATGTGTCAGAGCTGTTTTCATTCAACCTTCCAAATGGAAGCcacgctaaaaaaaaaaaaggacaccgATGTTTGTGGATGATTTATCATCCTTTAAATGAGCTTCATTTATGTTCAGCATGTCCACTGATTCTGAACTCAATACTTGTTTTACAACATGAACAACTGAATAAATGCATTGAATCCATAACACATTAAAAGGATACTGTAGGCAATTTCCAGAGAGTAGTTTCCAGCGGGCAGACCCTCTGCATAATCACCCTCAGTGATTCGTCGGTACAGTTTACTGAAGTTGGGCAGCGCCGCCGTCCTCAACCACACCAGAAAGTCCTGGTTGATGAAGCCGTTGTTGGCGGGATCCGAAGGGTCCAACTCATACGCAGGCTTGGGCCAATTTAAGGGCTTCACAGTACCTGAGAGTCAAATAGAATTAATGctaaatatacattatacaaaGTTCAATCCACTAAACGGAATGACATGTCTTTAATTAAACAGTTCGCACCATCAAATGCATTCTTCAGAGGTTTCACAGTGGGGTTCCTGTACTTGATGTTGTAATCAGTCCACCACGCGATCCCTTTTCCGTCCAAGGGCACTAGCTTTTTCACCCCTTTGACAATCTGGTACAGCTTGAAGGTGTCTTtaatacaacaaaacaagaataagaataataaaaactgcGCAGAAACTGAggtcatttgaaatgtttttaagcACCATTGAACATGCTGTTTGCTACCGCTCCACATGGTACAATGGGCTTGTTGTTGCCGTCATACTCATACGGAGCACAGTCGCTAGCTGGGTCCTTCAAGAGAGAcggaaaagaaaataatctgcGATCAGTCTTTGTAATATTAGCTTCATGTCCTTCTAATGTACTGCAATGTCCACTGATAAAGACATGAGCCGCACCTTTGTGTTTGACTAAGGAGGCAACTTAACTCACCAGAAATGCGTCCGTGTCTCCAGACAGTTGGTCGAGATCTTTCGACACACCGTACCTCCTGAAGTTTTGGAAGT
This genomic interval from Solea solea chromosome 18, fSolSol10.1, whole genome shotgun sequence contains the following:
- the tmem30b gene encoding cell cycle control protein 50B, producing the protein MVKEEQPESVNRPDNTAFTQQRLPAWQPMLSAGIIIPGFVLIGLAFIGIGVALFVTSRSIQMLEMDYTGVEKNSPCFKCSDESVKNCVCKLDFNIDTLFKGPVFFYYGLSNYFQNFRRYGVSKDLDQLSGDTDAFLDPASDCAPYEYDGNNKPIVPCGAVANSMFNDTFKLYQIVKGVKKLVPLDGKGIAWWTDYNIKYRNPTVKPLKNAFDGTVKPLNWPKPAYELDPSDPANNGFINQDFLVWLRTAALPNFSKLYRRITEGDYAEGLPAGNYSLEIAYNYPVLSFDGRKKVVFSNVSWMGGKNEFLGIAYLVIGSMCVVMSIVMLIVYAKFKFPAEE